A stretch of Methanococcus voltae DNA encodes these proteins:
- a CDS encoding AAA family ATPase: MKIIAITGMQGSGKSLVQGVCDDKHIAYISMGDVVRKETTKRGLELNPENVGNTAKKLRELYGEEAIAVPCINLVNEVESKNKENAHIIAVEGVRSIYELNYFKRFYDVEVLAIHASPKTRFERLSGRGREDDSTEWDVFLERDNRELNFTIGSVIALADHMVINEGTYTDVLVNVEKIFDNLISDNK; encoded by the coding sequence ATGAAAATTATTGCAATTACGGGTATGCAAGGTTCTGGAAAAAGTTTAGTTCAAGGCGTATGTGATGATAAACATATAGCATATATATCTATGGGCGATGTGGTTCGAAAAGAGACTACAAAACGAGGTTTAGAACTTAATCCTGAAAATGTGGGAAACACGGCCAAAAAGCTAAGAGAACTTTATGGAGAAGAGGCAATTGCCGTACCTTGTATCAATTTGGTAAACGAAGTTGAATCGAAAAATAAAGAAAATGCACATATTATCGCTGTTGAAGGGGTAAGAAGTATTTATGAGTTAAATTACTTTAAAAGATTTTATGATGTGGAAGTTTTAGCCATACACGCTTCACCTAAAACCCGATTCGAGAGATTGAGTGGCAGGGGTAGAGAAGACGACTCTACCGAATGGGACGTCTTTTTAGAACGAGATAATCGGGAATTGAATTTCACAATCGGAAGTGTAATAGCACTCGCTGACCATATGGTTATTAACGAAGGTACTTATACTGATGTTTTAGTTAATGTTGAAAAAATATTCGATAATTTGATAAGCGATAATAAATAA